The window tcagacagtaaagcgtctgtctacaatgtgggagacctgggttcgatccctgggttgggaagatcccctggagaaggaaatggcagtccactccaggactattgcctggaaaatcccatggacagaggagcctagtaggctacagtccatggggtggcaaagagtcggacacgaccgagcgacttcactatatGCTAtagagtatctttaaaaaaacaaacaaacactttttattatggaaattatCAAACAGATGCAAAAGTAGACTAGTAGAATGAATCCCTGTGTGCAGGTCGGAGAACTTCAGCAGTTCCCAGTATATGGCCAATCTCCTTTCATCTACACTTTGCCCCTTACAGGATAAGTCCCAGTAAAGTATGCTGATCGCCAGGGCTTAATGAGTTACAAGTAACTTGGTTCTTGGATAAGTCTGAGTTCTAAAGATGACTTGTTCAACGTCTCTactttgagaaaatatttcagcGCATGGTtgataaaatggcaacccactccagtattcttaccaggaaaatcccaaggacagaggagcctggtgggttacagtccatggggtcgcagagagtcggatatgactgagcacacacacacacactttaaaaaaaaagggaaagggtgGTTTTAATCTCGttaggaaaaaaattctgaagcCCTTCTTGAACTTGGAGTTTCTTCCCTGGAACAACCTTTGGTAGACAGAGATGAAGAAAGTGATAGGGGTGGGTCGTCTTTAGCCCTGGCACTTCCAGAGAAGTCTCTGGACAGGCTCGAGAGCAGGCGGGTATTTCTTACTCTCAGCCTCAGGGTAGAGGGGCCATTCATGTACTTTATAGTTTTTAAAGCAATAGGATTGTGCAGGCTTCACTCTAACCTTACCAATGCCACCTTTGGCATTGGAACAGATTTCAATTTTCTGTACGAAGAACAGCCATAAGAAGAAAAGCCTTCTCCAAGAATAGTGTTCCAAATGAAATACTGTCCACATTAAATCCAGAATTGTTACTTACTAATATGCAGCAGACCTCTGTTTACCAAACAGAAAGTTCCCCAAAGAGGGAGGGGTGGTTAGCCAACTTGAATAAACTTTGAAGGCTGTGGAAGAAATAAATTCCTACTTAAGTATTTTATTACCtgtatatgtttatttaaaatcatacatatatcattttaatttagAAACATTTCCCCTTTCTACTTATATATCAGGAAACCATTTTATTCCAGGTTTTTCATGTATCTTTAGCATCTGCTTCTGATATTATTACCAGGATCACTTTTTGAGGTTCACTGACAGTTTTCTAGAGAATATCTACAGATGAGAATATCTAAAAATGAGCTTGAAAATTAAGCCTTTGTTAAAATCAGCGTTATTTTAGTACACTGTATAACAACCCTTTGATTCATTTTTAACAACCCTTTGCCTTCACCTAAGATGATGGAAATATAGTACCTCTGTCACCAAATATTTCATACTGATCACCAGAAATTTTAGGTGAAGCCACAAATTCATTTCATGTATCAATTGGGCAATTGTTCTCTTAATTAATCCAGTAGGTGTTCATACATATGCTTCACAGCCTATCcatttaattgctttttaaagtGACTTTGAAAGGGCTTGTTTACCAAAGAGGTGTTAATTTTATCTCCTTTTTGAAACCAAACTGGCATTGATTGAAATTGTTTCACACTTGGATGTCATCCCCAAATAGTAGTTTACTGTTCAAAATGAAGTGACCTAGCAGGAAAgcctaatgtgctgcagtccatggggtcaccaagagtcagactgagcaacggaacaacaAAGTGAGCCTTCTGTAGCCGGAGAAAGCAGACtgggtcgggggtggggtggggtggggttggggagggagtcTCACCTTGTAGTCAAACTGACGCGTCCAGAGGATGATTCTGTAACTCCGGTAACTTTCCTGCCCCTCAAGGCCGCCGTCCTTCAGACCTTTGCATGAACCGATTTTAAACCGCAGTCCTTCCGCCTGTCTCTGTCTCCGCAGATCCGATCGCACCCGCAGTTTGGCGATCTCTGCCAGAGGACCACGGCTGCTTCCTGCTGCCCCAGCTGGACGCTGGGGAACTACATCGCTATTCTGAACAACAGATCATCCTGCCAGAAAATCGTGGAGCGCGACGTCTCTCATACCTTGAAGCTTCTCCGGACCTGCGCCAAACACTACCAGAACGGCACCCTGGAGCCAGACTGCTGGGACATGGCGGCCCGGAGGAAGGACCAGCTCAAGTGCACCAATGTGCCACGGAAATGCACCAAGTACAACGCCGTGTACCAGATCCTCCACTACTTGGTGGACAAGGACTTCATGGCCCCGAAGACAGCCGATTACACACCCGCTCTGAAGTACAGCATGCTCTTTTCGCCCACCGAGAAAGGCGAGAGCATGATGAACATCTACCTGGACAACTTCGAAAACTGGAACGCATCCGATGGCGTCACCACTGTCACCGGCATTGAGTTTGGGATCAAGCACAGCTTGTTTCAGGATTATCTTCTGATGGATACGGTGTATCCCGCCATCGCCATGGTGATCGTCCTTTTAGTCATGTGCGTCTACACCAGGTCCATGTTCATCACCCTGATGACGATGTTTGCCATCATCAGTTCTTTGATCGTGTCCTATTTTCTTTACCGAGTGGTGTTTAACTTTGAATTTTTCCCTTTTATGAACCTCACCGCGCTCATTATTCTGGTGGGCATTGGAGCAGACGATGCTTTCGTCCTATGTGACGTCTGGAACTACACCAAATTTGACAAGCCTCACGCGGAAACATCAGAGACAGTGAGCATCACGCTGCAGCACGCTGCCCTGTCCATGTTCGTCACCAGTTTTACCACGGCAGCTGCCTTTTACGCCAACTATGTGAGCAACATCACGGCCATCAGATGCTTCGGGGTGTATGCGGGGACAGCCATCCTCGTCAATTACGTGCTGATGGTCACGTGGCTTCCGGCGGTGGTTGTCCTGCACGAGCGGTAtctgcttaatatcttcagctGTTTCAAGAAGCCCCAGCAGCAGATTTACGACAACAAAAGCTGCTGGACGGTGGCCTGTCAGAAGTGCCACAAAGTCCTTTTTGCCATTTCAGAAGCATCtcgaattttttttgaaaaagtctTGCCGTGCATTGTTATTAAGTTTCGCTACCTCTGGCTATTCTGGTTCCTGGCCTTAACGGTGGGCGGGGCCTACATCGTCTGCATAAACCCAAAGATGAAGCTACCCTCCTTGGAGCTGTCCGAGTTTCAGGTGTTCAGGTCGTCCCATCCTTTCGAACGTTATGACGCCGAGTACAAAAAGCTGTTCATGTTCGAGCGCGTCCACCACGGAGAGGAGCTCCACATGCCCATCACGGTCATCTGGGGTGTATCCCCAGAGGACAACGGCAACCCCCTAAACCCTAAGAGCAAAGGGAAGCTGACCTTGGACAGCGCCTTCAACATCGCCAGTCCAGCTTCGCAGGTCTGGATTTTGCACTTCTGTCAAAAACTGAGAAATCAGACCTTCTTTTACCAGACCGACGAACAGGACTTCACCAGCTGCTTCATCGAGACCTTTAAGCAGTGGATGGAAAACCAGGACTGCGATGAGCCTGCCCTGTACCCATGCTGCAGCCACTGGAGCTTCCCCTACAAGCAGGAGATTTTCGAACTGTGCATCAAGAGAGCCATCATGGAGCTGGAGAGGAGCACAGGCTACCACTTAGACAGCAAGACCCCAGGGCCGAGGTTTGACATCAATGACACCATCAGGGCAGTTGTGTTAGAGTTCCAGAGTACCTACCTCTTCACCCTGGCTTATGAAAAGATGCATCAGTTTTATAAAGAGGTGGACTCATGGATTTCCAATGAGCTGAGTTCTGCCCCCGAGGGCCTCAGCCACGGCTGGTTTGTCAGCAATCTGGAGTTCTACGACCTCCAGGACAGCCTCTCCGATGGCACCCTCATTGCCATGGGGCTGTCTGTGGCCGTGGCCTTCAGTGTGATGCTGCTGACCACTTGGAACATCATCATAAGCCTTTACGCCATCATTTCGATTGCCGGAACTATATTTGTCACCGTGGGTTCTCTCGTCCTGCTGGGCTGGGAGCTGAATGTTTTGGAATCAGTCACCATTTCGGTGGCTGTGGGCCTATCTGTAGACTTTGCTGTCCATTATGGGGTGGCTTATCGCTTGGCCCCAGATGCTGACCGAGAAGGGAAGGTGATCTTCTCCCTGAGTCGCATGGGCTCTGCCATCGCCATGGCTGCGCTGACCACCTTTGTGGCCGGGGCCATGATGATGCCCTCTACGGTTCTGGCTTACACTCAGCTGGGCACCTTCATGATGCTCATCATGTGTATTAGCTGGGCTTTTGCCACCTTCTTTTTCCAATGCATGTGCCGGTGCCTTGGGCCGCAGGGGACCTGTGGTCAGATCCCTTTACCTAAAAAACTCCAGTGCAGTGCCTTCTCCCACGCCTTGTCTGCAAGTCCTGGTGACAAGGGACCAAGCAAGACACACACCCTGAATGCTTATCATTTAGATCCCAGGGGCCAGACATCAGAAATGGAACACGAGTTTTATGAATTGGAACCTCTGGCAGCCCACAGCTGCACAGCCTCTGAGAAGACCACTTATGAAGAGACCCACATCTGCTCTGAATTTTTCAGCAGCCAGGCAAGACACTTAGGGCTGCCTGTCCATGCAGCTTACAACAGTGAACTCAACAAAAGCACCAAAAATGAAACGAGCCCTGCCTTGTTGCAGGCCTCCCTTGAACAGCACACCATGTGTCACTTCTTCTCTCTGAATCAGAGATGCAGCTGCCCAAATGCCTACAAACATTTGAAATATGGCCCGCCCTCTTGCCAGCAGATGGGCGACTGTTTGTGCCACCAGTGTGCTCCCACTGCCAGCAGCTTCGTGCACGTCCAGAACAGCCTGGCGCCTCTGAGGGCAGCACACCAAGCCCCCGAGGGCTTCGTGCATCCAGTCCCACACATCCACCCCTGTCCTGGCCTACAGTGCAGGGCAAAACCGCCTGGAGCCCAGAATGCTCTGCCCAGGAGTTTCTTCCTCCACCCAGTGCAGCACATTCAGGCCCAAGAAAAAATCACTAAGACCAGTGTACACAGTCTTCAGAGCCTCGAAGAGCATCTTCCAAAGACGATAGAGCCATCATCGTTGGTCTGCAGAAGCGCTGGAGCCTTACACAAAGCCTGCTGTGGTCCTGAGACTCACCCAAGGGGACTCTGTAAAAACAGAGACCTTGGGACCACAGAGGGCAGTGGCGGGGCCACCGCCAAGGACTCCGTTTCAGTGAGTCAGACCAACAAGGCAGAAAGGCAGGTGGAGCCGAGCCCATCACAGACTGATGTCATTGTGAGCTCAGAACATTTAAATCAGAATGAACCCAAATTTCTATTTAACCATTTAATAGGGGAGGCCAGTTATAGGTCCTGCCCAAACAATCCTCAGAGCTGTGGCAGAATTGTGAGAGTTAAGTGCAATTCTGTGGACTGTCAAATACCAAACATTGAAGCCAACGTGCCTGCTGTATTAACATCCTCGGAACTTTCTGGCGAAAGTTTGTTAATAAAAACACTTTAATAAATATAGTATTAAACCAGTGCCTCAGTCCTTCCTTTGAAATAGAAGTAAAAATCTGGAAGTTTAGAAACAGTCCCAAAATACAGGAACAAGCAAGTTTCACTTTGTTAAAAATCATGAAGATTCCATATGAACAATCAACAAACTCACGTATCTAATGAGTGTTAAAAGGGTTAGCTGTTTGGGGTTTCATATTTTCAAAAAGCACAGTTGTTTTTTGACATTTATACTCAGCTTGAACAGTTATTGCCTCTTTCTCTACCCTCTCATAGCAGTGAGTCAGAGATCTAGGGTCTGAATTATCTAGAACTTTCCTTTCTCCCTGGCAGTTGTATTTACCTGATAACCCTTATTCTAGTGCCTTTGGTTGTCAGTAGTCAGGGCTTTTGATGACttaaatactgatttttaagAAAGCTACTTCAGTTAGGATCCAGGAACTAAAcaactttaaaatttctaattttgatgAGACCTCATTCAGAAATGAACTGCCAAGCATTTAAATAGTGCCTTCCACCTGTGTGCATGGGTAGACTGTCCATAAAGCCAATGATCCGTTTATATCCAAATTGGTGTCTTTCTTTCCACATTAGCCAAAATGTACAGTCATTCCATGGTTACACCTGTTCACTCAGGAGTCATGGGCATCATCTTGTGTCTGGCAACAATGATGTTAGGGCCACAGAAGGAAGAGCACAGATGTAGAGAGGTGATCCCCTGAAATGATAAGTTTCATCTTGACCAAGAGAGCCCCAGGTCAGAtgaagcagtcagagaagaacTTGTTCTATGCAGGTTTGTTTCAATCTCTGCCCAGCCCCCAGGGGATGTGTTCAGAGGGCTGCATTCTCCTGGGCTAAGGTGTCTTGGGATATGCATGGATGATTTTATTGTGCAACGAACACCTAGAAATGCTAAACCTGCAGGCAGCGTCTTAACTGACACTCCTGTATCTTGTGTTAGATCAAGCTCCAGTCCTTGAGCTGTCGGAGCACGCTTTCTGGGTAATTCTTCAGATGACAGAGCCTCCTTTCAGGCTGTCATCTGACACAGTACGCATTCCTGTCCCAGGCAAGGAGCCTTCCACTGCGTTCTTCCTTCTGGATTCTGCCTCCAGTTTGATCCTCTGAAGAAAACTGGAGGGAATATTTCTAAGTACAATGTTCTTTCCAAAAATTCTGTTTTCTCAGATGGTTTTCCATCTTAGATCTGCATGTTATTCAGGACCTGAAAAGGCTGTCAAGAGTTGGAAAGGGCCTTATGGTTCATTGACTCCACTCCACCTCCACCAAAACCACCTTTCTGTGAAGCAGCTTTCCAGCTTTTGCTTGAATACTTCAGTGACAGGAAACTTACTTCCTGACTAccttgtgtgcgtgctcagtcacttcagtcgtgtccgactctttgcgactctatgaactgtagtccaacgggctcctctgtccttgggattctccaggcaagaaccctggagtgggttgctgtgccttcttccaggggatcttcacaacccagggattgacctgcgtctcttaggtctcctgcattggccaggtgggttctttattattagcaccacctgggaagccccacctgaCTACCTTGGTTGAACCCAAATCTGTTGTCCTATAGTTTTTCTACGCTATTTGGTTCTCATTCTGTTCTCTGAAGTGGAAACACATGGCTCGCATCTTTCTGCCAGATGGCATCCCTAAAGAGATTTCAAAACAGTAGTCCTGTCCTCCCACTCACATCCCCAGTTCACTCTACTGTTCTTCTCATGACCAGGTTTTAAGTGATTGAGCAATGACTCTCTCTGGATAAGTAAAGTTGTTGAACTCCTTGCCCAAATACCAGATCCAAACAGACTCCAGTAGAGCACAGGAAGGAGGGCCAACCCCAGGGAGACAGGATGGTGCTTCTGGTAGCTCACTTAGAGATGGAAATAACTTCTGGCTCAGGCCTGACAGCTGCCTCACATCGCAGCTTTGAGGAACCTCAGCCCACTAAGTCTCTCTCCTGTACTGCTGCCAAGCTGCCCCTTCACACCGGTTCCTTTCTGACCCTGATATTTGGGATCATATGTGCATACCCAGTGCAGTCAAGCTCCCTTAGAAAAATccaaggaagagaagggaacactgAAAAACAGGATTCACAATCCCCAGCACTAtatcctttgttttccttctgaaaCGTGTAAATATAAAGTTGGCCACTGAAAATGTAGGGATCTGAAGGCACTTCTATTTTTTATGCTGAGCAGGGACACAGATTGAATTAAAGGGCAACGAGAGAAGCAAATTTCTCTACCGGGAGTCCAACCCGCAAGACTCCTGTGAGCTAAGCGCTATTTCATGTAGAAATTAAAAACTGGAATGAAAGGGACTTAGGAGGAGGAAAGAAGTCCTTTGTCTTTTCCCATGGGCCTCGGTCCAGCACTCCTCTTGATCTGCCCCTGCACCtgctctggttttggggggctGGAGGGGCCTCTCTTCCCTCCACACCACCCACCCTGCTTCATCACCCTCAACCTTGAATGCTGTCAGAACCTTTTCACATTGATTTCATCTACAGACTGTGAACTGTGAATTGACTGTATTTTTTATGCAAGAATTTTCTAGAGAATTTGTTAGGTGGGACTagaaagttgttttatttttaattattcctcATTCTGGGCAGCAAAGGAACACTATTTGTAGCTCCGTTTCACAAAGACATTTTGTCCACTGTCCTCTTCTAGAGGGACTGCAGAACAGAGGAGGCTGATTCGTACACAGGGGAAAAGAGTCCTTTTactgtgaaaaatatttataacttgGAGGGTATTTGCTTATGAAAAGGATGTTCTTACATTCTTGTGCAACAGAACACACCTGAGATTTGATTCCATGTTACCAAATTTGTCCCTAACTTCTTCCTTGCAAGGTCACTTTTTAAATCCCGTTTGTAGTGGCGTAgttaccaagtcatgtccgactcttgaaccccaaggactgtagcccgccaggctcctctgcccatgggatttcccaggcaaaatagtggagtgggttgctatttccttctccagggttttaaATCCCTACTTGATGGAAAAGTGGAATAGGCCAAGAACACAATTTTTCACAGAGAAGTGTTATATTGTTTGAAATAAACTGCACAGCCGTGTCTGCGGGTAGTCATTCGTGTATCATTGTTATAAAATGCACATCCTCCTAAAACAATGTTCTTTGAAGTTTTGCTAAGCTGTTATTATATTAAATTTCATGACGATAATCTATGCCCCAGCCTTAATCATTCCCAATGTTAAAACTTTTGCAACGGGTGATTTGAAGAGTAGTTTTACAAATGTGGTCTTACAGGAGATTAGGAAATGTTCCTCACTCACATTGTCTCACATGGAAACCATCTTTCTGCCAGCAGTTTAGGACAGATTCTGAAGGAAATACGAGGAAACAATGACTTTGAAAACAGCTGCATCTTTTTAATGAGGAGagtcattttagaaaaaaaagttaagcctatgttaaaaaaaaatctgaagattcCATTGGGTTTTCTTCATAAGATTCAGACGTGGCCATGAAAGGAGAAATTTGTTGACTCatgaggggattttttttttttttaatgcagaaagAACTATCATGTTCAAATACCCTTTATACCCTAGTGGTTCTTTCCAAAATGTTTGCTAGCATTTAGTTTGTTTATCTCCAGTTGTTATATTAATCTACAGTGTTTTTTGTGAGACAGCCATTTTAATTAATGTTTGATTTTGTACACTAAGAGGTTTCCtatctttgcattaaatatatacaaaaaaagataggcaatgaatattcatggctgACTAGTAGAATCTTGTGCCTTTTGTTCTTAACAATGTTATAAGGGCCCTCATTTTGGATTTTTCATGGGGAAAAAAGTGTCATTTCTCTTTTCATCAGCTATAGAAACCACAGCATGCACACTTAAAAACAACTCATTAAGTAACCAAGATCAACAGAGTGTCTGTCGACTCCCCTAATCCATCAGTCAGAACATGAACTTGACAACACAAGTGCCAACGAGGACACGATTTCCTAACTCAGCAAAGCCTGATGGATATCTGTTGCCCATAAGTCTGACATCCTAATATTTGAGGCATGAGAGTGCTGTGTTAAGTTGGAGGCAAGAAATAAAGCAGTGATGTTCTGAGTTCAGAAACCATAGTACAAGGAATGGCCCCTCCAAGCCTGGATATTCCTCTAGGGTTTTCTTTCAGGAAAATTTGGGAACCATATacctttttttaaacttgttattttgtattggggtatagccaattaacaaacaatgttgtgattgtttcaggtgaacagtgaaggaactcagccatacatgtacacggacccattctccctcaaaccccccttccattcaggctgccacataactttgAGCTGTGTTCCctgtgggtccttgttggttatccactttaaatatagcagggtgtacatgtccatcccaaactccgtaactatcccttctcctcacccttccccccagcaaccttaagtttgttctctaagtctgtgagtctctattttctaagctcatttgtatcatttctttttagattccacatataaggtaAGTCATACCAATATGTGTCTttgtctgtcttacttcactcagtatgacaatctctaggtccatccatgttgctgcaaatggcatttctttctttttaatggctgagtaatattccaaagTATacgtgtaccacatcttctttatccattcctctgtcaatggacattcagCTTGCTTCCATGTATTGGCCATTGTAaacgctgcaatgaacactgggatgcatgtatccttttggatcaagtttttctacagatatatgcccaggagtgggattgcacgATCATactatagctctatttttagttttttaaggaacctcttaCTGTTCTCtagagtggctgcaccaatttacattcccaccaacagtacaggaGAGGAAGcatatacttttaattttgagTAAGAAGATAAGTCAGTGGCCTAAGTTGTTGATAGGAACTCTGTAGAGCCCATACCCTCTTCTTAGGGGTTTTAAGCAAGGGTTTGATACGGTTGTCAACCCCTCTACTCTTCTTACCTGACACCTAAAATTGGATAATTTCATGATCTTGTGCTTATTGTAAACAGCTCTGTGGTATCCCTGACCCTGGGACTAGTGCAGTGGAATTGGAGTTATGCTTGATGTCATCAGATCAACTGGAATAGCTATATTATGACATTTACCCTTCTAATCATATTTTTTCCATGTAACTCCACAGTGTAATCTACACCTTCCTAAAAGTGAAGGGTAGACTCTttacagtaaaatatattttcttttggaaCCAGCTCTTATAAGACCTGCAACAAagtaacaaaaagaatgaaatttgttCAACCTCTATCCACCAGTTAGATGTTTTTGATTAGTGAACTGGACTTGAGATTTCCACTGTTTAAAGGGGAAAGGATTTGCTATGTGAATCAATAATCTAAACAAGATTACAAAGAGCCTGTTCATCCTGCTTAAGAAAACAAACCCCTAAGAGTTTAAAAAACTACTGTAGTGTTACTGCCTTTGCAATATAACATGATCATTTACAAAtctcattgatttaaaaaaaaaaaaaaggtctagtGGGAGTATCTCTAGGCAAAACTTTACCAGATGTTTTCCATACTAGTTGAGAGTATTAaataatatctatttttaaatgtcttaaatgTGATCTTTGTTGGATGCTCCACACTCCCGTGAGAACCATTGTTCTACCTTGGGAAACTCTCTGGTCTGCTGGGTGACCTAGTTCTCTGTATTTTGGCAGTAAGGAAGTGCTTAAATCAATGTAGCCTTAAAGGATGGGATCTGTAAAGCCACAAGCTTTATCCTCCCTCTGGCAAAATTTCCTTTCCTGCAGAGATCTGAGGAAAGGCTGTGAGAAACACGCAAATCTCTGGCAACACCCTCACTCAGACTTAAGTCCACTGATGTTTGTTCTTTTCTGCAGTTTGATCTCTTTACCTTCAGTGTTCTGAAGAGTGTATGTGTTATGAGTCACATATATCAAGTGGGAGAGATAGACACTGAATAATCT is drawn from Bubalus kerabau isolate K-KA32 ecotype Philippines breed swamp buffalo chromosome 5, PCC_UOA_SB_1v2, whole genome shotgun sequence and contains these coding sequences:
- the DISP1 gene encoding protein dispatched homolog 1 produces the protein MPSGARRKPGSGPDRSRRVPRHLSPQWMLLGAPAAPRRGTRIPGSGNWSMAMSNGNSDFMVLSNGSIATRATTPTPLSPCDGDPAAQQLASKEAPRTKVSPNGCLQVNGTVKSSFLPLDNQRTPPVLPQCCHPCPYHHPLTPHDSHQECHPEAGPAAPPALASCCMQPHSEYSASLCPNHSPVYQTTCCLQPSPSFCLHHPWPDHFQHQHVPQHIANIRPSRPFKLPKSYAALIADWPVVVLGMCTVFIVVCALVGVLVPELPDFSDPLLGFEPRGTAIGQRLVTWNNMVKNTGYKATLANYPFKYADEQAKSHRDDRWSDDHYEREKREVDWNFHKDSFFCDVPSDRYSRVVFTSAGGETLWNLPAIKSMCNVDNTRIRSHPQFGDLCQRTTAASCCPSWTLGNYIAILNNRSSCQKIVERDVSHTLKLLRTCAKHYQNGTLEPDCWDMAARRKDQLKCTNVPRKCTKYNAVYQILHYLVDKDFMAPKTADYTPALKYSMLFSPTEKGESMMNIYLDNFENWNASDGVTTVTGIEFGIKHSLFQDYLLMDTVYPAIAMVIVLLVMCVYTRSMFITLMTMFAIISSLIVSYFLYRVVFNFEFFPFMNLTALIILVGIGADDAFVLCDVWNYTKFDKPHAETSETVSITLQHAALSMFVTSFTTAAAFYANYVSNITAIRCFGVYAGTAILVNYVLMVTWLPAVVVLHERYLLNIFSCFKKPQQQIYDNKSCWTVACQKCHKVLFAISEASRIFFEKVLPCIVIKFRYLWLFWFLALTVGGAYIVCINPKMKLPSLELSEFQVFRSSHPFERYDAEYKKLFMFERVHHGEELHMPITVIWGVSPEDNGNPLNPKSKGKLTLDSAFNIASPASQVWILHFCQKLRNQTFFYQTDEQDFTSCFIETFKQWMENQDCDEPALYPCCSHWSFPYKQEIFELCIKRAIMELERSTGYHLDSKTPGPRFDINDTIRAVVLEFQSTYLFTLAYEKMHQFYKEVDSWISNELSSAPEGLSHGWFVSNLEFYDLQDSLSDGTLIAMGLSVAVAFSVMLLTTWNIIISLYAIISIAGTIFVTVGSLVLLGWELNVLESVTISVAVGLSVDFAVHYGVAYRLAPDADREGKVIFSLSRMGSAIAMAALTTFVAGAMMMPSTVLAYTQLGTFMMLIMCISWAFATFFFQCMCRCLGPQGTCGQIPLPKKLQCSAFSHALSASPGDKGPSKTHTLNAYHLDPRGQTSEMEHEFYELEPLAAHSCTASEKTTYEETHICSEFFSSQARHLGLPVHAAYNSELNKSTKNETSPALLQASLEQHTMCHFFSLNQRCSCPNAYKHLKYGPPSCQQMGDCLCHQCAPTASSFVHVQNSLAPLRAAHQAPEGFVHPVPHIHPCPGLQCRAKPPGAQNALPRSFFLHPVQHIQAQEKITKTSVHSLQSLEEHLPKTIEPSSLVCRSAGALHKACCGPETHPRGLCKNRDLGTTEGSGGATAKDSVSVSQTNKAERQVEPSPSQTDVIVSSEHLNQNEPKFLFNHLIGEASYRSCPNNPQSCGRIVRVKCNSVDCQIPNIEANVPAVLTSSELSGESLLIKTL